A genomic region of Seriola aureovittata isolate HTS-2021-v1 ecotype China chromosome 21, ASM2101889v1, whole genome shotgun sequence contains the following coding sequences:
- the LOC130162071 gene encoding transmembrane protease serine 9-like — protein sequence MVNFRSIFYVLLFAVCGITPMNTRIVGGEDAPPGSWPWQVSLQRFGGHVCGGSLINREWVVSAAHCFSSTSTSGWQVSLGRQNLQGTNPNEVSRTVARIILHPNYDSDSSDNDIALLRLSSPVMFTDYIRPVCLAASDSVFNNGTDSWVTGWGAVNEGVSLPFPQTLQEVEVPVLGNRQCNCLNGVGTVTDNMICAGVLAGGKDSCQGDSGGPIVSKQGSVWVQSGIVSFGFGCARPNLPGVYSRVSRYQSWINSFISSDKPGFVQFSSSGPDADSSYTCPGLPPPLITNTTTTAGPATPTDSPSTVSMCGITPMNNRIVGGEDAPPGSWPWQVSLQRFGGHVCGGSLINREWVVSAAHCFSSTSTSGWQVSLGRQNLQGTNPNEVSRTVARIILHPNYDSDSSDNDIALLRLSSPVMFTDYIRPVCLAASDSVFNNGTDSWVTGWGAVNEGVSLPFPQTLQEVEVPVLGNRQCNCLNGVGTVTDNMICAGVLAGGKDSCQGDSGGPMVSKQGSVWVQSGIVSFGFGCARPNLPGVYSRVSRYQSWINSFISSDKPGFVQFSSSGPDADSSYNCPDLPPPSAPSPTTRPTIITQSVASPARSVCGKAPMNSRSIGDSSVVPGGMWPWMVSLHKNGVYTCGGTLIADKFVLTSGQCFSTLNPNVREWSVFLGQRRVNNFEEFEMSLDVVNITLSKMPGSNIALLQLDKPVSYSDYIQPACVDISNDRSFPIGSPCWVAGWGKGSKSRGADKDGSGLRDLETQVASCGNVSDSENICTHTMDLQQGDTGSPLLCKSDSSWFQVAVVTMSGSKSVRADIQVFAKTSRFGSFLKETVGDMPSPAAATTGNAPGFTISLFFAFTVPISSIFLLL from the exons ATGGTTAACTTTAGATCCATTTTCTATGTCCTGTTGTTTGCAGTGTGTGGCATCACTCCCATGAACACCAGGATAGTTGGAGGTGAAGATGCTCCACCTGGAAGTTGGCCCTGGCAGGTCAGTCTGCAGAGGTTTGGCGGCCATGTTTGTGGCGGTTCCCTCATCAACAGAGAGTGGGTGGtgtctgctgctcactgctTCTCCAG TACAAGTACGTCTGGATGGCAGGTTTCCCTGGGCCGTCAGAACCTGCAGGGCACAAACCCAAATGAAGTGTCCAGAACTGTTGCCAGAATCATTTTACACCCAAACTATGACAGCGACAGCAGCGACAACGACATTGCTCTGCTCAGACTCTCCTCACCAGTCATGTTCACAGACTACATCAGACCTGTGTGTCTGGCAGCCAGTGACAGTGTGTTCAACAACGGTACTGACAGCTGGGTCACTGGCTGGGGCGCAGTCAACGAGGGAG tgtctttaccGTTCCCTCAAACTCTACAAGAGGTGGAGGTGCCAGTTCTGGGAAACAGACAGTGTAACTGTCTCAATGGAGTCGGTACAGTCACAGACAACATGATCTGTGCTGGTGTTCTGGCAGGAGGCAAAGACTCATGTCAG GGTGACTCAGGAGGTCCAATAGTGAGCAAACAGGGCTCCGTGTGGGTCCAGTCTGGAATAGTCAGTTTTGGTTTTGGCTGTGCTCGTCCCAATCTGCCAGGAGTCTACTCCAGAGTGTCCCGCTACCAGTCCTGGATCAACTCCTTCATCAGCTCTGATAAGCCAGGCTTTGTCCAGTTCAGCTCCAGTGGGCCGGACGCTGACAGCAGCTACACCTGTCCTGgtctcccacctcctctcattactaatactactactactgcaggACCAGCTACACCCACAGATTCACCATCCACTGTATCAA TGTGTGGCATCACTCCCATGAACAACAGGATAGTTGGAGGTGAAGATGCTCCACCTGGAAGTTGGCCCTGGCAGGTCAGTCTGCAGAGGTTTGGCGGCCATGTTTGTGGCGGTTCCCTCATCAACAGAGAGTGGGTGGtgtctgctgctcactgctTCTCCAG TACAAGTACGTCTGGATGGCAGGTTTCTCTGGGCCGTCAGAACCTGCAGGGCACAAACCCAAATGAAGTGTCCAGAACTGTTGCCAGAATCATTTTACACCCAAACTATGACAGCGACAGCAGCGACAACGACATTGCTCTGCTCAGACTCTCCTCACCAGTCATGTTCACAGACTACATCAGACCTGTGTGTCTGGCAGCCAGTGACAGTGTGTTCAACAACGGTACTGACAGCTGGGTCACTGGCTGGGGCGCAGTCAACGAGGGAG tgtctttaccGTTCCCTCAAACTCTACAAGAGGTGGAGGTGCCAGTTCTGGGAAACAGACAGTGTAACTGTCTCAATGGAGTCGGTACAGTCACAGACAACATGATCTGTGCTGGTGTTCTGGCAGGAGGCAAAGACTCATGTCAG GGTGACTCAGGAGGTCCAATGGTGAGCAAACAGGGCTCCGTGTGGGTCCAGTCTGGAATAGTCAGTTTTGGTTTTGGCTGTGCTCGTCCCAATCTGCCAGGAGTCTACTCCAGAGTGTCCCGCTACCAGTCCTGGATCAACTCCTTCATCAGCTCTGATAAGCCAGGCTTTGTCCAGTTCAGCTCCAGTGGGCCGGACGCTGACAGCAGCTACAACTGTCCTgatctccctcctccctcagcaCCTTCACCAACAACAAGGCCAACTATTATCACCCAAAGTGTAGCCAGTCCTGCCA GGTCAGTGTGTGGCAAAGCTCCCATGAACAGTCGTTCTATTGGTGACAGTAGTGTAGTGCCTGGAGGAATGTGGCCCTGGATGGTGAGTCTCCACAAAAATGGGGTCTACACTTGTGGAGGAACCCTCATCGCTGATAAGTTTGTCCTCACCAGTGGTCAATGCTTCTCTAC CCTCAATCCAAATGTCCGGGAGTGGAGCGTGTTTCTCGGCCAGAGACGCGTAAACAATTTTGAGGAATTTGAGATGTCTTTGGATGTTGTGAACATTACATTGAGCAAAATGCCGGGCTCCAATATTGCTCTGCTTCAGCTGGATAAACCAGTCAGCTACAGTGATTATATCCAGCCTGCATGTGTGGACATTAGCAATGACAGATCCTTCCCCATTGGTAGCCCATGCTGGGTGGCAGGCTGGGGGAAGGGGAGTAAGAGCAGAG GTGCCGATAAAGATGGCTCAGGTCTTCGGGACCTTGAAACTCAAGTGGCAAGTTGTGGGAACGTTTCTGATTCGGAGAACATTTGCACTCATACCATGGACCTtcagcag GGGGATACGGGCAGCCCTCTACTGTGCAAGTCGGACTCATCTTGGTTCCAGGTGGCCGTTGTAACGATGAGCGGAAGTAAATCAGTCCGTGCAGACATTCAGGTCTTTGCAAAGACTTCAAGATTTGGGTCGTTCTTGAAGGAGACAGTTGGTGACATGccctctcctgcagcagctacaacaggaAATGCACCAGGTTTCACAATTTCCTTATTCTTCGCTTTCACTGTCCCCATTTCTTCCATATTCCTGTTGTTGTGA
- the LOC130162065 gene encoding transmembrane protease serine 9-like, with product MNTRIVGGEDAPPGSWPWQVSLQRFGGHVCGGSLINREWVVSAAHCFFSTSTSGWQVSLGRQNLQGTNPNEVSRTVARIILHPNYDSDSSDNDIALLRLSSPVMFTDYIRPVCLAASDSVFNNGTDSWVTGWGAVNEGVSLPFPQTLQEVEVPVLGNRQCNCLNGVGTVTDNMICAGVLAGGKDSCQGDSGGPMVSKQGSVWVQSGIVSFGFGCARPNLPGVYSRVSRYQSWINSFISSDKPGFVQFSSSGPDADSSYTCPGLPPPLITTTTTTTTAGPATPTDSPSTVSSAELCGITPMNTRIVGGEDAPPGSWPWQVSLQRFGGHVCGGSLINREWVVSAAHCFSSTSTSGWQVSLGRQNLQGTNPNEVSRTVARIILHPNYDSDSSDNDIALLRLSSPVMFTDYIRPVCLAASDSVFNNGTDSWVTGWGAVNEGVSLPFPQTLQEVEVPVLGNRQCNCLNGVGTVTDNMICAGVLAGGKDSCQGDSGGPMVSKQGSVWVQSGIVSFGFGCARPNLPGVYSRVSRYQSWINSFISSDKPGFVQFSSSGPDADSSYTCPGLPPPLITTTTTAGPATPTDSPSTVSSAELCGITPMNTRIVGGEDAPPGSWPWQVSLQRFGGHVCGGSLINREWVVSAAHCFSSTSTSGWQVSLGRQNLQGTNPNEVSRTVARIILHPNYDSDSSDNDIALLRLSSPVMFTDYIRPVCLAASDSVFNNGTDSWVTGWGAVNEGVSLPFPQTLQEVEVPVLGNRQCNCLNGVGTVTDNMICAGVLAGGKDSCQGDSGGPIVSKQGSVWVQSGIVSFGFGCARPNLPGVYSRVSRYQSWINSFISSDKPGFVQFSSSGPDADSSYTCPGLPPPLITTTTTAGPATPTDSPSTVSSAELCGITPMNTRIVGGEDAPPGSWPWQVSLQRFGGHVCGGSLINREWVVSAAHCFSSTSTSGWQVSLGRQNLQGTNPNEVSRTVARIILHPNYDSDSSDNDIALLRLSSPVMFTDYIRPVCLAASDSVFNNGTDSWVTGWGAVNEGVSLPFPQTLQEVEVPVLGNRQCNCLNGVGTVTDNMICAGVLAGGKDSCQVSCFFSFVTCW from the exons ATGAACACCAGGATAGTTGGAGGTGAAGATGCTCCACCTGGAAGTTGGCCCTGGCAGGTCAGTCTGCAGAGGTTTGGCGGCCATGTTTGTGGCGGTTCCCTCATCAACAGAGAGTGGGTGGtgtctgctgctcactgctTCTTCAG TACAAGTACGTCTGGATGGCAGGTTTCTCTGGGCCGTCAGAACCTGCAGGGCACAAACCCAAATGAAGTGTCCAGAACTGTTGCCAGAATCATTTTACATCCAAACTATGACAGCGACAGCAGCGACAACGACATTGCTCTGCTCAGACTCTCCTCACCAGTCATGTTCACAGACTACATCAGACCTGTGTGTCTGGCAGCCAGTGACAGTGTGTTCAACAACGGTACTGACAGCTGGGTCACTGGCTGGGGCGCAGTCAACGAGGGAG tgtctttaccGTTCCCTCAAACTCTACAAGAGGTGGAGGTGCCAGTTCTGGGAAACAGACAGTGTAACTGTCTCAATGGAGTCGGTACAGTCACAGACAACATGATCTGTGCTGGTGTTCTGGCAGGAGGCAAAGACTCATGTCAG GGTGACTCAGGAGGTCCAATGGTGAGCAAACAGGGCTCCGTGTGGGTCCAGTCTGGAATAGTCAGTTTTGGTTTTGGCTGTGCTCGTCCCAATCTGCCAGGAGTCTACTCCAGAGTGTCCCGCTACCAGTCCTGGATCAACTCCTTCATCAGCTCTGATAAGCCCGGCTTTGTCCAGTTCAGCTCCAGTGGGCCGGACGCTGACAGCAGCTACACCTGTCCTGgtctcccacctcctctcattactactactactactactactactgcaggACCAGCTACACCCACAGATTCACCATCCACTGTATCAAGTGCTGAAT TGTGTGGCATCACTCCCATGAACACCAGGATAGTTGGAGGTGAAGATGCTCCACCTGGAAGTTGGCCCTGGCAGGTCAGTCTGCAGAGGTTTGGCGGCCATGTTTGTGGCGGTTCCCTCATCAACAGAGAGTGGGTGGtgtctgctgctcactgctTCTCCAG TACAAGTACGTCTGGATGGCAGGTTTCCCTGGGCCGTCAGAACCTGCAGGGCACAAACCCAAATGAAGTGTCCAGAACTGTTGCCAGAATCATTTTACATCCAAACTATGACAGCGACAGCAGCGACAACGACATTGCTCTGCTCAGACTCTCCTCACCAGTCATGTTCACAGACTACATCAGACCTGTGTGTCTGGCAGCCAGTGACAGTGTGTTCAACAACGGTACTGACAGCTGGGTCACTGGCTGGGGCGCAGTCAACGAGGGAG tgtctttaccGTTCCCTCAAACTCTACAAGAGGTGGAGGTGCCAGTTCTGGGAAACAGACAGTGTAACTGTCTCAATGGAGTCGGTACAGTCACAGACAACATGATCTGTGCTGGTGTTCTGGCAGGAGGCAAAGACTCATGTCAG GGTGACTCAGGAGGTCCAATGGTGAGCAAACAGGGCTCCGTGTGGGTCCAGTCTGGAATAGTCAGTTTTGGTTTTGGCTGTGCTCGTCCCAATCTGCCAGGAGTCTACTCCAGAGTGTCCCGCTACCAGTCCTGGATCAACTCCTTCATCAGCTCTGATAAGCCAGGCTTTGTCCAGTTCAGCTCCAGTGGGCCGGACGCTGACAGCAGCTACACCTGTCCTGgtctcccacctcctctcattactactactactactgcaggACCAGCTACACCCACAGATTCCCCATCCACTGTATCAAGTGCTGAAT TGTGTGGCATCACTCCCATGAACACCAGGATAGTTGGAGGTGAAGATGCTCCACCTGGAAGTTGGCCCTGGCAGGTCAGTCTGCAGAGGTTTGGCGGCCATGTTTGTGGCGGTTCCCTCATCAACAGAGAGTGGGTGGtgtctgctgctcactgctTCTCCAG TACAAGTACGTCTGGATGGCAGGTTTCCCTGGGCCGTCAGAACCTGCAGGGCACAAACCCAAATGAAGTGTCCAGAACTGTTGCCAGAATCATTTTACACCCAAACTATGACAGCGACAGCAGCGACAACGACATTGCTCTGCTCAGACTCTCCTCACCAGTCATGTTCACAGACTACATCAGACCTGTGTGTCTGGCAGCCAGTGACAGTGTGTTCAACAACGGTACTGACAGCTGGGTCACTGGCTGGGGCGCAGTCAACGAGGGAG tgtctttaccGTTCCCTCAAACTCTACAAGAGGTGGAGGTGCCAGTTCTGGGAAACAGACAGTGTAACTGTCTCAATGGAGTCGGTACAGTCACAGACAACATGATCTGTGCTGGTGTTCTGGCAGGAGGCAAAGACTCATGTCAG GGTGACTCAGGAGGTCCAATAGTGAGCAAACAGGGCTCCGTGTGGGTCCAGTCTGGAATAGTCAGTTTTGGTTTTGGCTGTGCTCGTCCCAATCTGCCAGGAGTCTACTCCAGAGTGTCCCGCTACCAGTCCTGGATCAACTCCTTCATCAGCTCTGATAAGCCAGGCTTTGTCCAGTTCAGCTCCAGTGGGCCGGACGCTGACAGCAGCTACACCTGTCCTGgtctcccacctcctctcattactactactactactgcaggACCAGCTACACCCACAGATTCACCATCCACTGTATCAAGTGCTGAAT TGTGTGGCATCACTCCCATGAACACCAGGATAGTTGGAGGTGAAGATGCTCCACCTGGAAGTTGGCCCTGGCAGGTCAGTCTGCAGAGGTTTGGCGGCCATGTTTGTGGCGGTTCCCTCATCAACAGAGAGTGGGTGGtgtctgctgctcactgctTCTCCAG TACAAGTACGTCTGGATGGCAGGTTTCCCTGGGCCGTCAGAACCTGCAGGGCACAAACCCAAATGAAGTGTCCAGAACTGTTGCCAGAATCATTTTACATCCAAACTATGACAGCGACAGCAGCGACAACGACATTGCTCTGCTCAGACTCTCCTCACCAGTCATGTTCACAGACTACATCAGACCTGTGTGTCTGGCAGCCAGTGACAGTGTGTTCAACAACGGTACTGACAGCTGGGTCACTGGCTGGGGCGCAGTCAACGAGGGAG tgtctttaccGTTCCCTCAAACTCTACAAGAGGTGGAGGTGCCAGTTCTGGGAAACAGACAGTGTAACTGTCTCAATGGAGTCGGTACAGTCACAGACAACATGATCTGTGCTGGTGTTCTGGCAGGAGGCAAAGACTCATGTCAGgtcagctgcttcttttcatttgtcacttgttGGTAA